The Arachidicoccus terrestris genome includes the window TAAGGCCCATAATCTGAGCAGCCGTTTCATTCAGCAGGCAGGCAGTACTATCACTCGGATATCTGGCAACGTCGATGTCCCTGCCCGCTACAAGTCTTGTTTGCATGGTTTTTACAAATCCTCCGTCCGTGCTATACCGGCTAAAGGTTATATGCTCGTCCTCCGGTGTACTTCCCGGCCACTTGGCACCCCATGCATTACTATACTGCGCTGTTATCGGAGACATATTCTTGGAGACAGCTATAACAGCACCACTGGCTAAGAGCTCATTTTTGATCACCGTATAGTTCTTTTCCAGTTGACCGGTTAGAAAACTATATACCAGGCCATTTTCTGTATACCCTTTGTCACGCTCCTGCGTATATTTAATTTGCCTGGAAACAACTATTGTGGCTATAATCAGCGCAATACTGAAAGTAAATTGTGTCACGACCAGGGCGGATCGCAAGCTGATTTTAGCATTTATTCTTTTAAAAGTTCCCTTGAGCACTTTTACAGGCTGAAAGCTCGATAAATATAAAGCCGGGTAGCTACCCGCAAGAAGTCCCGTAAAGATGACAAAACATACAGCAAATATCCATATATAGGGGCTGGAATAGGCAATGGAGAGTTGCTTGCCGACAAGCCGATTAAAGAACGGCAGCGCCACTGCAACAATTCCCGCAGCTATTAAAAATGCAATAAAAGAAAACAAGATACTTTCAGATAAAAATTGCCCAATTAAAGAACGCCTATGCGCACCGATCACTTTACGCACCCCTACTTCTTTGGCACGCTTTTCACTTCTGGCCGTACTAAGGTTCATAAAATTAATACAGGCTATCAGCAAAATAAATAAAGCGACGACAGAAAATAAGCGGACCATAACAATATTGCCCGTTACAAACTGGCCATTTACTGCTTTATTGTATAAAAACCGTTTACTTAAAGGAAACGCAAATACTTCAGTCGTTTGATGATCACTACCCTTCGTATGATTGATCGTAATATTTTTAATTTTCTTGTTAAACGCGCTGAGTGCCGTATGAGGCTTTAAAAGTGCAAAAGTTGCCACAGAGTTATTGCCCCAGTATTCATCGTAGTAGCCTATTTTCTTTGCGTAGTCCCAAGACACCAGATAATTAAAATCAAATTGGGTATTACTGGGAAGATCTTGTATTACAGCTGATACCGTTACGTAATTTGTATTATCCAGTTTCAGCGTTTTACCAATGGGGTCTTTATCCCCGAATAGTGTTTTGGCGAACTTTTCAGTCAGAACAATCTTAGTGTTGCCATGCAAAGGATTTATTGCGGACCCCTTGACAACGTGCATATCAAACATGCTTAGAAAACCGGTATCTACATAAGCGCCAGCGGAGAATATCTTTTCTGTTCCCACTGTAAATAGAAAATTAGTTGTACTATATCGACTTATATCTTCCACTTCTGGATATTCCTGCCTCAGAGTAGGGCCCAGAATTTTGGGTGTATACTGCCAGGCAAACACCTGCCCCTTATTTGAGTCCCGATTAGATAGGATATAGAGCTGGTCCTCTTTTTGGTAAAAGCGATCAGTACTGATCATATTTTGAAGCCAGAGAATAATGAGCATGGCACTGGCCATACCGATGGCGAGACCCACAATATTGATAGCAGAAAACCCCTTACTTTTTAAAAGAGATCTCCAAAGGGTCTTTAAATAATGTTTAAACATACCTGTGCAAGAGTTAGAAGTTATACTCACTTCCATTACCACTCCTATACCAGATTATAAAATATTGATAATGAGCAACTTTCTTTTGAGCCTGTATTTTGCGACTGTCCGTTTTTGGACAATTGTCCAAAAACGGACAGTCGAGCGAACAATTATTTAAGGCTTTGAAAGCTGTAGTATTTCTGGTTCATCGAACAGGCGACTCAATGACCGCTTGCTTAGTTATCAAGACAATAGAGTCATAATTACTACCAATAATATAATCCCTGTCTTAGGTTCAGGCTCCCTCAACCACCTTCTTTAACCCCTGCAAAACGGGCATCCAGGTTTGTTCCGCATGCTGCATCCGTTTTTCGCTATCAAGATTTTGTTGTGTGATCACAACAGATGTACCGTTATCTTCGTCTTTAAGTTCATATGTCAGAATCTGATATAATTCTGGCTTGTCAGGGAGTCCACTCATGGTGCTCCAATAATTATACGCAAGTTTTTTAAACGGGATGAATTCCAAAACATTCCCTTTATCTTCATAAGCAGTCCCCTCCCACTCTCCCCGAAATAGGATGGGTGAACCAATTTTCCAGTCCGTAACAAGATTCGTTCCGTAAAAATACTTCTTCACAATTGCAGGGTTGGTGAGCGCTTCCCAAACTTTTTCTTTTGGCAATAAAAACGGAAAGTGTTGCTGTGAATTCTGTCATATTTTTAATTTAAAATAACAATAATCAAGCATGCAAACGACGGTGCATCATCAAATATACATTTTTTTACGTCAGAATACCAAAGCCTCTCTTCAAATAACCACACCTAGCAGTTTGCCTAAACATGCATTTATTATGTTTTATTTGAAAAAGACAGCAGTTGGTCTTTTCCAGATACAAGTCAGCATCGTAGCCATTACAGCAATCATTAAATATCTGAGTCAGTTACAGGTGACACGTTTTTTAAAAAAAATACGCCCAGCAGCCCGGAAACAAGAGAGGCTAACAATATACCATACTTTGCCTCATCAATCATCTTGATATCGGTAAACGCCAGGCCGGTAATGAATAATGACATCGTAAATCCGACACCGGCCAGTAAGGCGACTCCGACAATATGCTTCCATTTGGCGTGCTGGGGCAAGGCTGCCCATCCAAACTGCACCATTAACCAGGTAAAAACAAGTACACCAAGGAATTTTCCTACAACCAGCCCCAGTGAAACACCCAGGCTTACCGGATTCGCTAAAGAGCTGAAAAAGTCACGGCCGATATGCATGCCTGCATTCGCCAGTGCGAATAATGGCATGATTACAAAGGCGACCCATGGGTGTAACCCGTTTTCAATTTTCTGTAATGGCGTTTCTGCATCCAGACAAAGTTGTTTTATATTGCTGATCGTTCTGTGTTGCTCCCAGGTGGTCAGCGTACCGTCTTGCCTGTGCGCCTGTTCAAAATCCGTAGCATATTTTCTCACATTTTGCACATATTCCTGTTCGTTTATTTTTGTCCTGGCAGGGATCATAAAAGCGACCAAGACCCCGGCAATCGTAGCATGTACACCCGAAAGCAAAAAGAAATACCAGATAATAACGCCTATCACCAGATAAAAAAAAGTATCTCTAACTCCCAAGCGATTGCCAATCCAAAGTACGGCAAGCAGTAATACACCAATGCCCAAAGGTAAAAGCGCAATTTGCTGTGTATAGAAGACTGCAATAACCAATACAGCTCCGAGATCATCCGCTACTGCCAGTGCAGAAAGAAAAGTTTTAACCGATCTGGGAATGTGCTTGCCTGCAATAGATAGAAGTCCCAGTGCAAAGGCAATATCTGTGGCCATGGGGATGCCCCATCCATGCGAAGAAGGTAACCCCTGGTTAAAGGCTATAAATAGCAATGCAGGCACCAGCATGCCGCCTAAAGCACCGACCATCGGCAAGGAGGCTTTCCGGAGAGTGGAAAGCTCCCCAGCAATAAACTCCCGTTTAAGTTCCAGACCGATAACAAAGAAAAATAATGCCATTAAGCCGTCATTGATCCAGATATGCAGGGGCTGTATAAACCTTAGCTCCTCAATCCCGATAGCAAACTTCGTTTCCCAGAGATGATGATAGGTATCCTGCCAGGAAGAATTTGCCCAGACTAGCGCCACCACTACACTTGCAAACAGCACAACGCCACTCGTATATTCCTGGTGAATGAATTTATTTACAGGCCTCAACAGTTGGTCTATAGGGGATCTTGTCATAATATTACAAATATATTTCTTTCCTTTTTAATTGCCCCTGTTTTACAATAAAAAGCATTACTATTCCATTAATAGGTTGCGCATTGCATCATTTAGCTCCTTCCCATTCGACGAAAAAAGAGGATTATAATGTGATTTTTTTGAAACAGGTAAGCATCACTTCTATCGATTTGGTGACTTATCTCTTTATTGATAACTTTAACTTATGATACAACGGCATTTACAGAATTTTATCTCATTGCATCGACTACCGGTTTTCCTGCTTCTAACAATAATAATTAGCTTTCCTATTGGAATATCCGCGGCCAGTCCGCCTGACACCAGTCATTTGCGCGTCGGAATTGCAGGAAGCCCTCCTTTTATCATGTCCGGGGCACAAAGCCAATCCGGAATTGCTTATGAAGTATGGACCGCTATTGCAGATGCTGAAAATTGGGACTTTACTACCCAACGATTCAATACTGTATCAGATGCCCTTTCCGCTTTAAAGGACGGCCAGCTGGACCTGGTAGTGGGCCCGGTCAGTATTACCTCTGAGCGTGTTGAAACAATGGATTTTTCCCAGCCTTATTATTTTTCAGGATTAAGTATTATGTCTCGTAAAGATGAGCCCACCCTATTTGAGCGAATCCAGCCTTTTTTCAGCATGAAATTGTTGGTAGCGGTCGTGGTTTTCCTCTTTATCCTGGCAATTGTAGGCACGTTAATCTGGCTCGCAGAAAGAAAAAAGTCTCCTGAACAATTTCCTCCGGATATAACACACGGGATTGCTAACGGGATGTGGCTGGCGATTGTCACGATGTCCACAACCGGTTATGGAGACAGAGCGCCAATCACGTTATGGGGAAGGATTATTGCAGGTTGCTGGATGGTCATCTCCATCATCTTCGCCACTTCCATGGTAGCCGGAATTGCCAGTACGCTAACACTGACAGGGATGGGCAGCAATACCATCACCGAAGCCCGGCAACTTACGGGAAAAACAGTAGCCACTCCTTCTTTTCAGGTATCCAAATCTTTTTTAGATGAATTTAAGGCAAAGGCGGTTAAGACCCAATCATTAACAGAAGCTTACCAGCTCCTGCAACAGAAAAAAGTGGCCGCCATTGTTTTTGACCGCCCCCAACTGCTATATTTTCAAAAAGAACATCCGAGCGATAATATTATCGTCAGCCGTTCGGTTTACGACCCTACCGGTTACGGGTTTGCATTTCCCTTGAAAAGCCCTTTGATAAAGAAGGTCAATATCCGTATGTTACAATTAAATGAGCTAGGTAGTGTGAAGCATATAATAAAAGCCTGGATTGATGCAGAGAACTAATAAGGTATGATCTACCCACCGAATTGTAGTAATGTCGGCGGGAGCTTAAACCCACCATTGCTGCAAAATCGTCATTAGGCAGGATGAAATAGCCTGACTACATCCGGAGGCTCATTTTCTGTCGCTCTGAACAAAGAAAATAAACGCAAAGAAGCCCATACATGCGAACAATGCACCATATAAAAATACCGCTTCATGGCTAACCCTGTCCCACAGTTGCCCGGCAACGTTACTGGCAATCAAACCACTTAACCCTATTGTAGCCGCATACCAGCCTATACCGCTTGCCTTTAAATGCTGTGGCACAAAATCAGCAGCCAGGGCTTTTCCTACGGAACGAAAAATACCCTGATACAGGCCATATAAGCAAAACAGAGAGCCAATAGCCCACAAATTTTTGGTTAAAGCGAATCCTACATAGGTCATAATGTAAGTAAGCAATGACAATAACAACATATTTTTTCTTCCTATCTTATCTGAAATATGCCCCGCCGGATAGGATATCAGGGCGGCAATCAGGTTAAAGACGGCGTAGATAATAATCGTGTCCCTAAAGGATATTCCTAAGTCTCTGCTTTGCAGGATAAGAAAGGCATTACTTGAATTGCCAAGACTAAACAATGCTGTTACGACCAGGTACTTTTTGTAGTTGAGTGTAAATTGTCTGAACTTAAAATCTAGCTTCGTTTTGGAAGATATCGGAACTTTTTTTTCTTTAACGAACAGGATCATCAATACGGCGATGGTGCCCGGAATAACTGAAAGGAAGAAAACACTTCGCAAAGAAAACCCCAATATAAAAATGACAAATACAGCCACCAATGGGCCGATAAAGGCGCCAAGATTGTCGCCTGCTCCTTCTAAACCAAAGGCTTTCCCTCTATTTTTTTCATCTGTGGATGATGCAATAAGCGCGTCACGGGGAGCAGACCGGATACCTGAGCCAAGCCTGTCCATAAATCTGGCACCCCCTACCGTTGGCCAGCCGGTCGCCAGTCCGGTAAGAGGTTTGGAAATAGCTGCCAGCAAATAGCCACAAATAGCAATCTTCTTATGCTTTTGCCATTTGTCGGACAGCCAGCCGGAAAACCCCTGCACCAGGTTCTGTGTCGTGATGGCCATCCCTTCAATAATTCCGACGATCCCACCTCCGGTTTTCAGCGTTTGTGTCAGAAAAATTGGAAGCACGGGGTACAGCATTTCTGTAGAAATATCTGAAAACAAACTGGTGAGTGCCAATAGGAGGGAATTTTTCGTCAATCCGGAAAATAGTTTATTTTTCTTACCTGTTTGCATCGTCTGTTTAATCTATAGCTGATTGAAATTAGACCCGTAAATCACTGTTTGTCCTTTATATCACCTTTTATTAAGGTGTCTAAAACCTCTCTCTTCGATGATGGAGCCAGTCCTGGTCCAGTCACTTTTCAAAGGTAGGTTTTGTGCCTATATATTTTAATCACTTTTGCAACAGGCAGCAATAGAAAGCTGTGATACAATGCTCTAAAAAGTAAATAATTCTGGCATTAATCTATTGGTATACAAGGCAAAATCAGACTTTAAGGGATCTTGCGTGCCGATTTTTTTCAGCCCGATTATATCGCCAGCTTTCTCAGTCTGAGTGAATTTAAAATAACAGATACCGAGCTAAAACTCATGGCCAGCGCGGCAATCATCGGTGAAAGCAACCAACCGAATACCGGATATAAGATACCCGCCGCAATTGGAATGCCCACCACGTTATATCCCAAGGCGAACCATAAGTTTTGCCGTATGTTTTTCACGGTTTGGGCACTTAGCTTTCTGGCTCTGGCCATGCCGCTTAAATCGCCTTTTATCAGTGTAATTGCCGCGCTTTCCATAGCCACATCTGTACCCGTACCCATAGCAATACCGATATCGGCCTGGGAGAGCGCAGGCGCATCATTGATGCCGTCACCGGCCATTGACACCTTTTTTCCGGCGAGTTGAAACTTCTGAATCCTGGCCAATTTATCCTGAGGCAGCAGACCAGCTTTATAGCCGTTCAACCCCAAAATTTCGCTCACAGCCTTTGCGGTATGCTCGTTATCCCCTGTCAGCATCCAGACTTCCAAGCCCTCCTCCTGTAGTTTTCCGACAGCTTCCTTGGCACCAGGTTTTATCTTATCCGAAATCACCACGTAACCCAAGAGTTCCGATCCGGATGAAAGATAGGACACGGTTTTACCCAATAGCTGTTCTTTCTTTACTTGTTCTGCTATTGTTGCAGAAATATTTACGGTTTGCTGTTCCATCAGTTTTATATTTCCTAAAGCGACTTTTTTCTGGTCCAGAACAGCGATAACCCCTTTCCCTCCGATGGCTTCAAAACCCGAAACAGTTTTTGGGGTGATCTTTTTTTCCTTGCCAAACCGAAGCGCTGCTTGTGCCAAAGGATGCTCACTGCCGCTGTTCACCGAAACGATCTTTTGTAAAACATCATTATCACTTAGTGTGGTGCTGACATTCACCACTTTTTCTACAGAAGGCTTGCCTTCCGTTAATGTTCCGGTTTTATCAATCACCACCATGTCCATTTCTCTTAGCTTTTCCAGGGCCTCTGCATTTTTTATCAGTATGCCTGCCCCTGCGCCTTTACCTACCCCGACCATTACAGACATCGGTGTGGCCAGTCCCAGGGCGCAGGGACAAGCCACGATCTGCACCGAAACTGCATTGACCAGCGCAAATACATGGGCGGGCGCCGGCCCCCATATTGACCAAATAACAAAAGTGATAAAGGCAATCACCACCACAATCGGCACAAAATAACCGGAAATCTTATCGGCCAGTTTTTGCACCGGGGCTTTGGAACGGCTGGCTCTATTGACCATATCTATAATCTGTGAAAGCAGTGTCTCTGCACCCACTTTTTCGGCAGTCATCACAAAGGTCTTATTGCCATTGATCGTCCCGGCCTTTACACCGTCTCCTATTTTTTTATCGACCGGCATCGGCTCACCGGTAATCATTGATTCATCGATCGGCGAATCGCCTTCTTTAATCCTTCCGTCTACCGGTACTTTCTCTCCGGGCTTTACCCGTAGCAGATCACCTTCATGAATATCATCAATAGCGACCTGCACTTCTTTACCCTCCATAATTTTAGTAGCGGTATTGGGCGCTAATTTTAACAGCGCCCGAATAGCTGAATTTGTTTTTCCATGGGCGCGAGCCTCCATTAACTGGCCCAGTAGCACCAGTGTAAGTATAACAGTACTCGCCTCAAAATATACGTAGACAGTACCTTGCCGGGTTTTGAATTCATCAGGAAAGATGCCTGGAAAAAATACAGAAACAACACTAAAGACCCAGGCTATACCTGCGCCGATGCCGATCAGCGTAAACATGTTTAAATGCCAGCTGACAATAGATCGCCAGGCCCTTTCAAAGAAAATCCAGGCAGCATAGAAAACAACGGGAAGAGATAAAGCAAGCTCGATCCAGTTCCAATATTTAAGATCCATTATTTTAAACAGCGGGTTGGCAGGGAGCATTTCCGACATGGCAATGATAAAAACAGGCACTGTAAAAAAAACGGCAATTTTAAATTTTCGCAACAGCATTTTATAGGTCTGATCTTCATTACCATCGCTGGCTCTGTTCATTGGCACCAGATCCATGCCGCAAATGGGGTAGCTTCCCGGCTCATCCCGGATAATTTCCGGATGCATCGAGCAAATATATCGGACTGCTTGTAGAGTAGGTTGCTTTATCAAATCCATACCACAAACAGGGCAGCTTCCAGATTGAGGATAGGTCTTATCTCCTTCACAATGCATGGGACAATAATACACGCTGCTATCTTTATTTTCTGAATTTCCTTTATCTTCATTTAAGCCGGCCGGATGGTGATGCGCCATGTCAGCGGGCAGTATTTTATATTGAGAATCCTTCAAAGCGTCCTGCAACTTTTCCAGCGGAACATGCTTTTCCATTTCGATGGCTGCCTGCTTTTTTTTGAGGTCAACAGCTACTTCCTTTACTCCTGGCACCCCTTTTAAAGCCCTTTTAACGGCAGTGCGACACCCCTCGCAACTCATGCCTTCTATGGAATAGGTATGGATCATCTCAACCTCCTTCTATTTATCAGGCCAAACAGCTCTTTAACTTCAATAACCGCCGGCCATCGCCACTTGCTGTTTTGCCACCTAACCTTTTTGGTTCAAAAATGTTGCCAGACCCCGGCACTCTTGCAGGTTAAACGGTGTTAAATAGCTCAACGAAAGAAATTCAAGGGACAATTCTCCTTATACCATGCGAAGCCTTATATGAACCTGTCTTTGCCATTCCAATGAATTAATTATTATATATATTTGTTAAATTTAAATATAATAATTATTGACCAAACTTACAAGTTTTATAAATTATAAATAATAATTTTACTCACAGTTACTCATACTAAGTTAAAAATATTCAACTATTGTATATAATATATCATATATTATATTAAATAATTTAAAGTTAAATTATATGTATAAACCTTCGAATGAGCCTTTAGAAAAATTAAATATATTTAGCTTAAAGGGGATCCAGATGAAGACCTTTCATATTACCTGGTGTATGTTCTTTATCTGTTTTTTTGGATGGTTCGGTTTAGCACCCTTAATGCCCTTCATCCGGGACGATTTACATTTAACGAAACCCCAGATCGGAAACCTGGTGATTATTTCTGTTTCTACAACCATTATCGCGAGATTGATTATCGGGAAGCTTTGTGATAACTGGGGGCCTAGAAAAACAGCGATACGACTGCTTTTGGCAGGCTCTTTACCTGTCATGTCAGTAGGTCTGGCCCATAACTATACAACCTTGCTTTTATTCAGGGGGGCAATTGGCATTATCGGCGCCTCTTTTGTGATCACACAATACCATACTACAATGATGTTTGCACCTAAAATCAAGGGAACTGCCAATGCTTTTACCGGGGGCTGGGGCAATCTCGGAGGAGGGGTCACAAATATGGTGATGCCTTTAATCTTTGCTGCCATCGTTAGCTTTGGGTATACCAAACCGGAAGCCTGGCGCTATGCCATGATTTTTCCCGGCGTACTCATGTGGCTGACGGCCTGGTTGTATGCTAAGTTTACCAAAGATACGCCAGCGGGCAATTTCGGGGAGATTGACTACCAAAAGAAGACAAGGAAGAAGACAGACTGGCGTCTATTAAGGGATTGGCGTATCTGGGCACTGACCCTGGGATATGCGACCTGCTTTGGTGTGGAAATCACTTTTGATAATGTAGCTGCCCTTCACTTTGTAGACAATTTTCACCTATCGCTTAAAACGGCAGGAATATGTGCAGGTATTTTTGGGGGCATGAATTTGTTTGCACGCGCATTGGGAGGATATATATCAGATAAAACAGGAGAAAAATATGGGATGCGCGGCAAAGGCCTGTTCTTAGCCTTCATGCTATTATTGGAAGGCATCGGCTTACTTTTATTTGCAGCTTCCGGCACCTTGTTAATGGCTATGATTTGTATGCTGGTTTTTGCCTTATTTTTAAAAATGGCCAACGGCGCGACCTATGGAATCGTTCCTTTTATTAATAAAGATAATGTAGGTCTTGTCAGTGGAATTGTCGGAGCAGGTGGTAATTTTGGAGGGATGTTATTCGGCTTTCTTTTTAAAAGCGAAAACATTACCTACATACAAGCCTTCAATTGTATAGGCGTGTCCATTATTTGTGTCTCTGTGGTTATTTTGATTTCAAAATTCACCAAACCCCGCCATAAACGGGCTCAGGCAAATAAGATCACTCCAGTATTAGCTTTGGAAAAAGATTAGTGCAGGATGGCAATTAAAGGGACAGCGCGACTGTCAATCCATTTGACGGTGCAGTATTATAAGACCAGTGTCAGGCGAGTCTTGTTCATTTATTTACTTTTGCCTTTCATTTTCATGTCGGACATCTGCATGCCCATCATGTTGGCGCCGGCGCCATATCGTAAAATATATTCGCTGTTGAGTAAATAGGTGCCCCCGGTGACCACTTTTTCGCCTGGCTGCACACCATGCAGCACCGCCACTTCAGTAGCATTGTCACTGCCCAACGCTACCTTTCTGCGCTCAAACTTATTGCCCGGCTGAGCAACCCATATATATCTATTCTTTTCTCCGTATATAACGGAAGACCTCGGCACAAGCACGCCGGGCTGTCCTGGGGATGTCTGTAGATATACATAGGCCAGCATTCCTGGCTGTACCTGCCCCCCAGGGTTATCGATAGCAATATTTAACAGATGTATCCGGGTATTTTTTTGATTGACCGGATTATTAAAGACGATGGAACCGGATAGTAGTTGACCGGGGAAGCCCTCCAATGCTACCTTGATCTCCGGCTGCGAGGCCAGTAGGGGCAATTCGTTGTCATACAACTCTGCTTGTACCCAAAGGGTCTTATTTCCGGTGAGCTCAAGGACAGCGTCACCTTCTTTCAGGTGATCGCCCTGCTGTTTTACTTTTTGCGTCAGATAGCCAGAGACCTTACTGTAAACAGTTATTTTGCCGCTGGGTTCCATTTGCCTTAAACGATCGATTTGCCGAGCGGTTAATCCCCAGCGCCGGAGTTTTTGCCTCATCGCCACCAGCGTGGAGGTAAAATCAACGGAGGCCTCCTTAAAAAGATCCTTTTGCTCAAGCGCTAACCGGTAATCCTTTTCCGCTGACAGCAGATCCGGACTATATAGCTCATAGAGTTTTTGTCCTACTGCCACTTTTTCGCCGGGGTTTCGCACGTACATCTGTTCAATCCAACCACCCACCCAGGCACTCACCACCCGGTGCTGCTCAGGATCAAAAATAGTGGTCCCGGTAAGGACCCGCTGTCCTTTCAGAGATGCCTGTTTTGCAGTATCGATCCGGATACCGGCCAACTGCTGCTCTCTGGGCGGAAGCATCAATTGTGTGGTCATGGAGTCCATGACTTTTCCCTGGCTCTCCTTTTTTTCCATAGGTACCAGTTTCATCTCGCAGATGGGACATTTACCAGGTTTCTCCGACCGGACATCGTGATGCATGGGACAGGTATAAAAGGTTGTTTCCTTTTGTCCGGTTATTGTGTCATCTGCCCTTTGCGGTGCTTCTGCTTTTTCGACAGGCACTAACTTCATATCACAGATAGGACATTTACCAGGCTTCTCCGACCGGACATCCTGGTGCATCGGACAGGTGTAAAATGCAACTTCTTTTTTTTGTATGGCAGTATCTTTACCTCCAGTCGTTTTACTGTTCTTATCAACACCGCGATTAT containing:
- a CDS encoding ABC transporter permease; amino-acid sequence: MFKHYLKTLWRSLLKSKGFSAINIVGLAIGMASAMLIILWLQNMISTDRFYQKEDQLYILSNRDSNKGQVFAWQYTPKILGPTLRQEYPEVEDISRYSTTNFLFTVGTEKIFSAGAYVDTGFLSMFDMHVVKGSAINPLHGNTKIVLTEKFAKTLFGDKDPIGKTLKLDNTNYVTVSAVIQDLPSNTQFDFNYLVSWDYAKKIGYYDEYWGNNSVATFALLKPHTALSAFNKKIKNITINHTKGSDHQTTEVFAFPLSKRFLYNKAVNGQFVTGNIVMVRLFSVVALFILLIACINFMNLSTARSEKRAKEVGVRKVIGAHRRSLIGQFLSESILFSFIAFLIAAGIVAVALPFFNRLVGKQLSIAYSSPYIWIFAVCFVIFTGLLAGSYPALYLSSFQPVKVLKGTFKRINAKISLRSALVVTQFTFSIALIIATIVVSRQIKYTQERDKGYTENGLVYSFLTGQLEKNYTVIKNELLASGAVIAVSKNMSPITAQYSNAWGAKWPGSTPEDEHITFSRYSTDGGFVKTMQTRLVAGRDIDVARYPSDSTACLLNETAAQIMGLKNPIGQDIHFDTTLHIVGVVKDFIIQGVTAKIDPMIILGPCSWFSTMHYRLNPDRPTDESLKTIKAIFNKYNPEFPFEYTFVDKDYALKFTDLKRMSRLSSLFAGLTIFISCLGLLGLVMSLAETRTKEIGIRKVLGASVYSITSLLSRQFLKLVFIAFIIAAPVAWYCMHGWLMNYDYRVHIHWSWFALPGAFGLIIAMTAVGWQAVRAASINPVKSLKTE
- a CDS encoding SRPBCC domain-containing protein, with the protein product MPKEKVWEALTNPAIVKKYFYGTNLVTDWKIGSPILFRGEWEGTAYEDKGNVLEFIPFKKLAYNYWSTMSGLPDKPELYQILTYELKDEDNGTSVVITQQNLDSEKRMQHAEQTWMPVLQGLKKVVEGA
- the nhaA gene encoding Na+/H+ antiporter NhaA, producing the protein MTRSPIDQLLRPVNKFIHQEYTSGVVLFASVVVALVWANSSWQDTYHHLWETKFAIGIEELRFIQPLHIWINDGLMALFFFVIGLELKREFIAGELSTLRKASLPMVGALGGMLVPALLFIAFNQGLPSSHGWGIPMATDIAFALGLLSIAGKHIPRSVKTFLSALAVADDLGAVLVIAVFYTQQIALLPLGIGVLLLAVLWIGNRLGVRDTFFYLVIGVIIWYFFLLSGVHATIAGVLVAFMIPARTKINEQEYVQNVRKYATDFEQAHRQDGTLTTWEQHRTISNIKQLCLDAETPLQKIENGLHPWVAFVIMPLFALANAGMHIGRDFFSSLANPVSLGVSLGLVVGKFLGVLVFTWLMVQFGWAALPQHAKWKHIVGVALLAGVGFTMSLFITGLAFTDIKMIDEAKYGILLASLVSGLLGVFFLKNVSPVTDSDI
- a CDS encoding transporter substrate-binding domain-containing protein, which translates into the protein MRVGIAGSPPFIMSGAQSQSGIAYEVWTAIADAENWDFTTQRFNTVSDALSALKDGQLDLVVGPVSITSERVETMDFSQPYYFSGLSIMSRKDEPTLFERIQPFFSMKLLVAVVVFLFILAIVGTLIWLAERKKSPEQFPPDITHGIANGMWLAIVTMSTTGYGDRAPITLWGRIIAGCWMVISIIFATSMVAGIASTLTLTGMGSNTITEARQLTGKTVATPSFQVSKSFLDEFKAKAVKTQSLTEAYQLLQQKKVAAIVFDRPQLLYFQKEHPSDNIIVSRSVYDPTGYGFAFPLKSPLIKKVNIRMLQLNELGSVKHIIKAWIDAEN
- a CDS encoding MFS transporter, producing the protein MTKNSLLLALTSLFSDISTEMLYPVLPIFLTQTLKTGGGIVGIIEGMAITTQNLVQGFSGWLSDKWQKHKKIAICGYLLAAISKPLTGLATGWPTVGGARFMDRLGSGIRSAPRDALIASSTDEKNRGKAFGLEGAGDNLGAFIGPLVAVFVIFILGFSLRSVFFLSVIPGTIAVLMILFVKEKKVPISSKTKLDFKFRQFTLNYKKYLVVTALFSLGNSSNAFLILQSRDLGISFRDTIIIYAVFNLIAALISYPAGHISDKIGRKNMLLLSLLTYIMTYVGFALTKNLWAIGSLFCLYGLYQGIFRSVGKALAADFVPQHLKASGIGWYAATIGLSGLIASNVAGQLWDRVSHEAVFLYGALFACMGFFAFIFFVQSDRK
- a CDS encoding heavy metal translocating P-type ATPase, whose product is MIHTYSIEGMSCEGCRTAVKRALKGVPGVKEVAVDLKKKQAAIEMEKHVPLEKLQDALKDSQYKILPADMAHHHPAGLNEDKGNSENKDSSVYYCPMHCEGDKTYPQSGSCPVCGMDLIKQPTLQAVRYICSMHPEIIRDEPGSYPICGMDLVPMNRASDGNEDQTYKMLLRKFKIAVFFTVPVFIIAMSEMLPANPLFKIMDLKYWNWIELALSLPVVFYAAWIFFERAWRSIVSWHLNMFTLIGIGAGIAWVFSVVSVFFPGIFPDEFKTRQGTVYVYFEASTVILTLVLLGQLMEARAHGKTNSAIRALLKLAPNTATKIMEGKEVQVAIDDIHEGDLLRVKPGEKVPVDGRIKEGDSPIDESMITGEPMPVDKKIGDGVKAGTINGNKTFVMTAEKVGAETLLSQIIDMVNRASRSKAPVQKLADKISGYFVPIVVVIAFITFVIWSIWGPAPAHVFALVNAVSVQIVACPCALGLATPMSVMVGVGKGAGAGILIKNAEALEKLREMDMVVIDKTGTLTEGKPSVEKVVNVSTTLSDNDVLQKIVSVNSGSEHPLAQAALRFGKEKKITPKTVSGFEAIGGKGVIAVLDQKKVALGNIKLMEQQTVNISATIAEQVKKEQLLGKTVSYLSSGSELLGYVVISDKIKPGAKEAVGKLQEEGLEVWMLTGDNEHTAKAVSEILGLNGYKAGLLPQDKLARIQKFQLAGKKVSMAGDGINDAPALSQADIGIAMGTGTDVAMESAAITLIKGDLSGMARARKLSAQTVKNIRQNLWFALGYNVVGIPIAAGILYPVFGWLLSPMIAALAMSFSSVSVILNSLRLRKLAI